cccgtcccgtttcataatagtgggatgagacgtgggacgaataatttatatcccgcttcgtcccgtcccgtcccacctttaatgaaacttaaaattttttatatatttgtatcaaaatgaaactaatttatgttcttaataactccaaaattatatcaattcaaataataatggtaaattataatattttgaacataatatgtattttttttgttaaaatttcattattaaatgttattttgttaatgaaaaagtaaaaatataggtttttatttaactttataggAATGTGGGATTTGTCTCTTCCCGTCTCGATCCCGTCCCATctcaaccgggattaatcccgagtggcatgcattcttaaaaacccctgtcccgtcccgattcaaaagagtgggacgagacgtgggatgagccccgtcccgtcccatcccgtcccgtgcccacccctagttaAAACTGCAAAACTACTGTACTTAAATAACGTAAGACTATTTGCCTAACCTAGACGAAATGGTTGCTCTTTGGGGCTTTGGAACTGTCTCTTCATACCTCTCCAACTGCATACTGTTgcagtatattaagaaaactaTATCTATAGGTTGGGAGGTAGTAACAGGGGTGGGCACGTGACAGGATGGGatgggacggggctcatcccacgtcacgtcccactcttttgaatcgggacgggatcgggatgggacgagggtttttaagaatgcatctcattcgggattaatcccggttgggacgggacgggacaaatctcacattcctataaagttaaataaaaacctatatttttactttttcattaacaaaataacatttaataatgaaattttaaccaaaaaaatacatattatgttcaaaatattataatttaccattattatttgaattgatataattttggagttattaagaacataaattaatttcattttgatacaaatatataagaatttttaagttttcattaaaggtgggacgggacgagatgAAGCgggataaaaattattcgtcccacgtcccatcccactattatgaaatgggacgggatcggaacgggacgaacgtttttagacctccgtcccgtcccgtccctacgaATTTCGGGatgggatcgggatttccgttttttatgcccacccctaggtAGTAATGTGCATCAATTTTCATTGGAGAGGCAATGAATGCATAATTAAGGTTTAAATGTTTAGAAAAGGACCTTAATAACCTTCAATAATTTTAAGTAACTAAGAACCACTTGAGCTGCTAAAACCATTTCACAAACCAATAGAAAAGAAAGTAACCTTCATGCACCAGTTAACATAGAGTGTTCTCATTGACTGTAACATataattactttttactttttatttgtGTCATCAAGCTTGAGCTAGCTCAATTTCATTTCCGACCTGGCTTGTAATGGTGGAGGGTAATGTATGTAGTTATGTACCTCATGCTACGTAGGCAGAACGAAGAGAACAACTTCTCTAATATACTAAAATCATCTAAAATGGGCGATCATCTAGCAAAGTGAGCAAGTATATTTACTGCATGTACACTAAAtattgttggagatgagagatctcacatctaataagtgacaaataaaatagagattataagtgggtggataatactcTATTGTATCGAagcattttgtgattaaaacccaacataTGTGAGGTGATTAAGTTGAGATAATATCAGTACAGTTGGTCAACGGGTCACGTTTTGTCACTGTTTAACATATATGAGAATTTAGTTTAGTTCCATAACTTGTGTTGTGCATGTACATTAAGTTCCATAACTTGTGATGTACAAGCTTTCATGTTGAGCATGATCGTGTGATTTGTGTCAATAGTACTCTCCGAACTTTCCTTTGTATCAAGTACAACAAGGTAGCTACTGCACTGCCAAGAAAGCAACACTGTCGCGATCCTTAATTCCTTCCCTTAGTTTCCATGGATGAGTTGAGTTCCTAGGTAACccaactcttcaaaattctCGTGTTACCAAATGACTAATGGGGTGTGTACAAATAAATGTGGTGGTTTTCCGCTCATCAACTTCAtcagcctctctctctcctcctatCACACTCTTCCTATATAATAACTCCCCATCCTTCACTTCCCACCATAACTCTCACagtctctctcttcttcttcacttgACTCAAAACTCTAACCTTAGATTCTCAGATCCCAGAAACAACTATGAAGAGCTGTATGTGTGAGCATCTAAAGACTCAGCCTTGGTGGGTTTTGGCTCTGTTCACTATTGGCTCCTTGTCCATACTCAGATTCTCACTCTCTGTTCTCAACTGGGTCTTCGTTAATTTCCTCAGACCCGCCAAGAATCTCAAAAAGTACGGATCTTGGGCACTCGTCACCGGACCCACCGACGGCATTGGCAAAGCCTTCGCCTTTCAGTTGGCTCGCAAAGGCCTCAATCTCGTCTTGGTCGGCCGGAGCCCCACTAAGCTGAAGGACGTCTCCGACGCCATTCAGACCAAGTACGGCAAGACGCAGATCAAGACAGTCGTCGTTGATTTCAGCGGCGACTTGGATGAGGGGGTGAAGAGGATTCAGGAGAGCATTGAGGGTTTGGACTTGGGGGTGTTGATCAACAACGTTGGGATGTCGTATCCTTATCCGAGGTACTTTCATGAAGTGGATGAGGAGCTGTTGAGGAACTTGATTAAGGTTAATGTCGAAGGCACCACTAAGGTTACGCATGCTGTCTTGCCGGGAATgttggagaggaagagaggagCTATTGTTAATATTGGGTCGGCTGCTGGGATTATACCCTCTGATCCTCTCTATGCTGTTTATGCAGCTACCAAAGGGTGAGTGTTTTTGGATGCAGGTATCCAATTGGTGTTGGTTTTTTGTGTGAATTGTGTTGTTGAAAGGGTGTTGTggtttttgtgattgttgttcAGGTATGTTGATCAGTTCTCTAGGTGCCTTAATGTGGAGTACAAGAACAAGGGGATTGATGTGCAGTGTCAGGTACTGTTTTTAGGTTTCAAATCATTTGGTTTTCTATTCATTTGAGCTCTTAGAGTTGATGCTTACTTGAAACTTAAATGCTTGCTGAACTGATATGCTTGAAGTTGCGTGAGTGAAGATGCTTGCTAATTCAGTTGTAAGTTTTAACCTGTTAGGTTAACATATAGAAGCTGCATATTTGGTAACTCTCTCTTACTAGTTTGAGCTTGGTGTTAAGAACTGAAATGATAATATATAGAAGAATTATTGTCTTGTGTTTTTTTGCAATGATCAATCTCTACATAAAACTTAAGGGGTCTCTGGCACTTATGCATAGAAAACGCAATCTAATTGTAACAGCTCTTTCTTTCATGAGTTTCATCACTATTGGAGAGAATTCTGGTTTCTTGGTtgcttcatcatctttcttgGACTTTACAATTTGGTTTGAGGGTATCAGATAAGTTGCCTTGCCACATACATGGTTTCATTTATGTGCTTGTGTTAGGTGTGCTAAAGTTCTTTTTGTTATCTGTTTCCCTTTTCAGAGATCATtcatattattaattttatttttttctattgGTATTGTAGGTATGTATCTAACATTAAATGAAAATAACCTTGGAACATAATATTAGTTATTGTACACTGAGAAGCGATAAGACAAGTTAGGATGGCTATACATTCTCATTTTCATTCTCAAAACTCTCATGGTTCTGATTGTAACCTCAAGTTCTTTGGTTTAGTTGATTGTTCTATAAATAGTACTGATACACAAATTTAAATAAACTGCATGATATCTAATTCAAGAAGGTTGAGAGGATAAGATTGTCAATACATGGAACATGTAGTGTTGTGCTAACCTGTTGAGCTTTGGATGTTTGGCACCAGGGGTCATTGTCATGTTAACTTGCTCTAGAGTATGTATCAGTCACTAAGGAGTTTCATTTTTGCAGGTTCCATTGTATGTGGCAACAAAGATGGCATCTATCAAGAGGTCTTCCTTCTTTGTACCATCAACTGATGGCTATGCCCACGCAGCTTTAAACAGGATAGGCTATGAAGCTCGTTGCACTCCTTACTGGCCCCACACTCTTCTCTGGGCTTTGGCATCCTCAATCCCAGAGTCCATTTTTGACGCATGGCGACTTCAATTTAGCTTAGGCATCAGAAAGAGAGGACAACTGAAAGATTCAAGGAAGAAGGATTAGACCTTTTGACAAATTTCTGTTGCGGAAACAGTTTGATTTAGCAGATTAGAACTTGTGAAAGTTGTTGTACGCTGAGAAGCCATCGTCTGTTACATGTTTTTGCATTTCATGGTTTTTGTTAATCAataacttcttttttttcagaaGTTCCAATAAAGTCTTTTCCCTTCCCTGTTATGCATTCTGGTTATGCTAAGTTTGGCCACCTACAGTTCTAATTTCCAAGCGTCTGATATGATGATCAAATGATCACCAAACCAAGAATTATCACAGCAGAACATCAATTTTCATAAAGATAACAACATAAATGAATTTGCAACACTCGTCTGGAGTTGAATTGCAAAAGCATATTATTTTTgcataaattgaaaaaaagtTCCATTGCCGGGAATCGAACCCGGGTCTCCTGGGTGAAAGCCAGATATCCTAACCGCTGGACGACAATGGATTCCATGCTTGTTGtgtacagtaaataaaataagTATATTTAAGCATAGAAAGACCCGAGTCACCGACTTGTTCATATATAAACCTCGGAGCTCCTATATAAAGCTGTAGTTGTAGCTTCCCTGCCGCCATTGAAACACCCAAACATCTGTCTCTTGTTTCTGAGTCCCAACGACCAATGGCCAAGTCCCCGATCTCCGCCTCGGATGACGTCACTGTGTTCGTAACCACCAGCCTTGTCACCTACTTGGCCATCACCGTCTCCGGCAACGAGACCATCTCCGACCTCAAAAGTAAGCATACCCTCTTCCTTCTTTTTGCTCTGCGATTTCAAAGATTACAtcttttttgagttttttttggtttcttcTGTATTAGAATTTACTTCAAGTAATGTATCCAAGCACATATTTTTAGACCCTGAATTGCCCAATTGAATGATCCGTAGTCATTATTTAAGTCGTTTTGGAAATCCACAAGCTATGCAGCTTGGTGGGTTTGTGTTGTGTTCATGAGTTTATCATCCCTGAATGAAAGTTTGATGACTTTTGTTACTTGGAGTGATTGTGTGATTTGTATCAATGCCAATGTGTGTAGGAAAATTGGAAAATGAGCATAAGTTGAGCGATGGAGAAATCAAGATACGATCTTTGAAGGTAAGTGTTGATGTTGCTTTTCGTAATGTACATTGTTGTGTATGACAGTTTGGTAGTACTGATAATGCTTTGTGTGTATGTGGTAGGTGAACCGGAGGGGATGCTTGTATCGCCTCTCGGACTGCATGCGTGTTAGAAGCATTGCCAGTGGAGTGGAGAAAGAGTGTTTTCTTTTTGCTGATGCTTCTGTTATAGAAAAGATTGGTGAAATCGAGCATGGTCCCCAAAATGTTGGTTCTAGTATGCAATTAATCGGTTCTGGAATTTGTGATAATGCAGTTCTTAGTGGGGCTGATCATCCTTTGGATGTTCTTAGCAAAAGGTTGTTTGGTGTTGATGATTCAGTGCCATTGCTTATAGGGGGCAACAAGAATAATATTGTAGACCAGAATGGTTCAGTGGATTCTGGTAGAGAAACTTCAAAAGATATGGAGATAGAAATCAagcattttgatgatgatcatctcAAAGCTTCATTTGATGAGACAAACAATGGGTCAGTACCTGAAACCCAAGAGGGTGGCAGCCTGTTTCATGAGGGGTTTAGAGTTCCGGCAGCACCGGAACAGAAGGAAGTAAGTGAGGCCAAAACCAGCGCATTGTTGGGGGAAGCTTCACCTTCTGCAAAGAAAAGACGTCAGGCTAAGCGGAAAAGTGAAGAAGCAGTGCATCTGAAAGGAAATGATGCTCCAGTTCATGGAATCTATGAAGAACAGTCACAGATAGAAGACTCATTAAATGAGGGTGGAGATGTTGCATGTGATACCTTGGTTGTAAACATAACTACTACAGAAGAATCTCGCAGGGATTTGGCTTCCAATAACAGGTCAGACTCTGAAATTAATAGGACCAGTGATACACACAAAGAATCTGATACTTCAGGAGAACACGCTAAGATTAGAAAAGATACATCTATGAACTGCAATACAGCAGTTGAAGATCCTTCACAATCTCAGACTCAAACTGCTTCAAAGAAAAAGTGTGagtttgaaaatataactaattCTGAAGATTCgttgaaagaaaataaagtctTGAATTGTGATTTTAATGAAGAGTCTTCCCAACGAGATGCTTCAGAATCTCGGACTGCTTCAAAGAAAAAGCGCAAGTTGGAGAAAGTAACTGATCATCTAGATTCGATCAATGAAAACAATGTCATTATTTGTGATTCTAATAAAGAGGCTTTCCAACCAGAAATTGCATCTGAACTCTCTGTGGGGAAAACTGCAAGTACTACCTTAGAGGGTTCACTTGCTAAAACCTCAGATATGTTGACCAACAGCTTAgacaaaatgaagaagaaaaagaaa
This is a stretch of genomic DNA from Argentina anserina chromosome 4, drPotAnse1.1, whole genome shotgun sequence. It encodes these proteins:
- the LOC126792699 gene encoding very-long-chain 3-oxoacyl-CoA reductase 1-like, whose product is MKSCMCEHLKTQPWWVLALFTIGSLSILRFSLSVLNWVFVNFLRPAKNLKKYGSWALVTGPTDGIGKAFAFQLARKGLNLVLVGRSPTKLKDVSDAIQTKYGKTQIKTVVVDFSGDLDEGVKRIQESIEGLDLGVLINNVGMSYPYPRYFHEVDEELLRNLIKVNVEGTTKVTHAVLPGMLERKRGAIVNIGSAAGIIPSDPLYAVYAATKGYVDQFSRCLNVEYKNKGIDVQCQVPLYVATKMASIKRSSFFVPSTDGYAHAALNRIGYEARCTPYWPHTLLWALASSIPESIFDAWRLQFSLGIRKRGQLKDSRKKD